The DNA sequence taaattacttctatttattttttaataaaccaagaatagaaaaatgagTAAGTCAGTTTCCTGCCCGTCTTTCAATCGAACGTACCAGGTAAGATGTTTGATATCGTAATTatctttattcaaaattactgCCATTCACTTCATCAAGGGGGTTAGCTTAACCCAAGAAATTTCTCCGCGTTTCATACTCGTgatattttttacgttcaGCTGATGTGCAGAGAGAGTAACATTCAGCCGCTACCAGCGATAAAATCGCACCTACATAAGGGACGGCTGCGATTATGTACAGACCGGATAAATCTCGAAGACTGGTCACCAGTATTACGTAGCATCGCGAATGATCGAAGTCTGTCCGAAATAATCGCTTACAGTCGCCACAGGCGTAAGAAAATTAGAGAACGAATAAACACCGAGGAAAAGGTGGAAAACTTCCGGTAATCGGGGAGTCTTAATTAATCACAGAACCACACCGTCGTGGAAGCTTGATCATTTCATTCTATATCCCTAATCTACTAATCATCCCTTAAACAATTTGTACAGACGACGGCTTCGCAGCACAGAACCGGTTCTCTACACAAATTTCATCCTCCGTTGTTTTGTCGATGCAATTTCAACCTGCGCTGGGAAATCGCTGGTGATTACCTCGCTGACACTGGACGGCATCCCTTTGCCCATAAAATATTTGGGCCCTCTCTGCGAAGGCTTGAAATGCGCTAAGAATCTTACAGCCCTTCGACTACCCCGATGCCGCATCGGAGATACTGGTAATAAACcatttcaataaaaacttGGGAATATAGGAAAACcattaaaaaatgtctaaGAGTGTTTCTTGTGCAAATGATGGCGAACACAAATGAAACGACATCCCGACTACGTAATGGAAATTAAAAACGTTGGAAACTAACCGAAAATACCAAAGTTTATTAATCTTAAAAGTTCTAATTATGaaaccttttctcaaattattgatatttcagCATTATCTATTACATAATTAGGATATTCTTTCATCCGTGTTTACCATCATTGGCACAATTAATACTGCTAGACATTTTTTGACggtgctttctttttttttcaaattttttattgaggCGTTGGAGCCCAATAATCTTCAAGCACGTGAATATTCTTGTCAGTAATCATCTTGTTACTTTTTTACCCCAATGGAAAGGGTGCGACTTAGTCCTGAACGTACTGGTGGACTGTGTTAGTCTGTGCATCCTAGACTTGTCGTCATGCCGCCTGACCATCCGTAGCTCAATGTCGCTGTCGACATTTTTAAAGAAGAGGAGAACAATCCTGCTTCACAGCACGTGGAGTGATGCGCAGGCTGTGCAGGTATAacaaaaaatctgatttcgaATATTGCCCCTTGTTCATTAGATCTCTTAAATGATTGGAAAGGGTTTTCACACCCTGGTGCTGAACCACAACCGTAAACTAGGCGACTGTGGCGTTCGACTGCTAGTTGACGATCTAAAGGAAGATTTTTGGATGAAGACTTTCAACGTACGACATTGCGGACTTACTTCGAGAGGAGGTGAAGCTGTCGTTAGACTCCTAGAGACGAACAGTGTACTAACGTCTATCGATCTCAAGGAAAACGATATTCCGGAATCAATTATCCACAATGTGTCAAAGATTTTACGCAGAAGAAAGGAGAACGGTGAACGGGCATCGATGAGGAAGAGGCTGATCACTGGGAAAGAGAGGAACTTTCAAGAGGGTAAAAACGATCGAAAGAGACCGACGACGAGGATGACGGATTTTCTTTTGAACAAGAAATCGCACTTCGTCCGTACCCTGAACAGTAATCCTAAGAAGAAACAACGATCCTGGACCCGGTTATTCGTCAAGGTTATATCTCTCATTATGTAactaaatttattaaaaaacaagTCAACCTTCATGCCTAATAATACTTGTCGATATATAATCAATTTACACTCTCATTTACATACTGAAAGAGCTCGACGAGGCGGATTCCTAGATGGAAGGCCACGCATCCGAGGTTTCGTAGACCGAAGAATTCGGAGAACGAGAATTTGGATTTGAAGAAGCTATCGGCGCGACTGTCTAGGACGATTGGCAGCAACGCGGTTCTTCTTCGAGAGCTGATAAACGACCGAGAACTTTTGGCGGAGATGAAAACACGTCGACTAGAAgcggaaaaaaagttttccgaccTTGAGCCGCAGCTTGAAGATCTACGGAACAGTATTTGCGAGCAGGATAAGCTTCGTTACAGAATTTCCCAAGAACGGAAGCTCTTCGACTATCTGAAGAGGCTCTTTGCACGGTTAGAGGAATTTCCTGAATCAGTAGCGATTGTTTCTAATCCTGAAGATAAATCGACGGTAACTGAAGAGATCCTCGGCGACAATACTGCCTGGAAAATCATTTCCGAAGTCGACCTCTCACCCGAAGGAAAAAATCCCCGAGCAAACTATTCCTCGCAACGCAGTCGACCCCATTGTCCAAGAAAATTTCGAGGGTAATAAGAATTTAAAAGCGTGTAACTGGTCGTCAGAGTATATTCATGTCTGGTACAATTCTCAATtgacaacaaaaaataaaataaagaaattgtcCCTCTTACTCTACACTTTTTCCGTCTCGTTAAAGTGGGGCGCACATCGTGCGCGTAAATATCGATTGAACTTTCCAACAAACGACGATTGGGCCTAACAATGAATTCTCCCACCTGTTGCCACTCGTTGTCATAGAGATACGTTTGTTTTCAATTGCATGGCCGGGTTGGCAGTAGCTCGGCAATAGAAGAATATACATCTGTGTTCCGCGACTGTATCTGAACTCTGAACATTGCAATTATGGATAAGAACTGCATCCTGAGTACAGAAAGGTGTGACAAGAAGTCGTCGCAAGTCAGGGGGGAACCGAATATTGGAAACAGAGTTTCTATGTTGACCAAAAAAACTGAGTGCTTAAGGGAATATCGAAGGCTGAAGCTGCAGGAGGATTTTTTGGAAAAGGATCTTGCGTCTACGATAAAACGTATGAAAATTGACACTGATATGATCCATGAAATAACTGAGAACCGGATAAAAACCCTCGATGAAAGGTAAGAGTCCCGgtatcaaatatttatcttcTTCAATTTGCTCGCCAAACATTCATTTTCGCACGTTCATCCAGACAGCCAAGCTTGCAGAGACTGGAGTGCACGACCCTCGGTATTCTGAATGAGttaaaatcggtgaaattgatGCTTCAGCAAACTGATCCTTCGGCGATTCGAAATCTAGGTGAGTGTTCGAAGTACAATAAACCTATCCAAAACGAATCCACACTATTAAACATACCGTTACACCTGTAATTTTAGATGTAAGCGATTTCCGTTTGAGGCTAATGAGACTATCAAATCAGATCGAGGTCTTAAAAGGAGTAGAACAAAGTCTCGCCAAACTCGGCGAAGAAGAATCAATGCTCGATTCCGATCAACGAGCATTCgacagaataatttttgccGGAAACACGAACGGAGCTCCGAAACAAAGCGGAGAACGGAAGTGCCAGACTCGTTCCGGGGTCAACGATCGGTTCATTGAGCTTGTTGCTCGCACCGGTCACACACAGGGATGGTCCGAAGATGATCATTCCGTGTTCCTCAAGGTAAGGAGGAAATGCGAATCGGTTCCGAACCTTGTAACTGAAATGCGTACGCGACGAGTTCACCTCACAAACGAGCAAGTTATAAACCACGAGGCGTGGTACAAGCTGTACACCGAATTGCGATTGAAACGGAAGAAGGACATCGCCGAGTGGCGATCAAGGCGACAAGACCTCAAACCTAAGGCGAACGGAGAAACTGAGAGAAAAGAATCTTCGTCTTTTCCTTACGGCTGTGCCCCTATGGACGAAAAAGAATCCATTCCTCGATGCAGGAAACTTGATACGAGAGCGAGTATCGCAGAAAAGAAGCAGAAGATCGAGGCATGGAGGGCAGAGAGATCGAGGAAGGCTGCGATGGACGATGAGCAGAAGAAACGTTTAGAGATTGAAAAGGCTGAGAAGGAAAGAAGGCGACGACAGGCTCTGCGAAACGAAGCTAAGACTAAACTTCAAGAGTTCAATGGCCGAGAAATAGCGAGAAAATCGAGATCAGATCCGAActtgcagagaaatgaaagtCGAACATATGTGAGGTCGGATTCACTGAAATTGTTAAAGTCcttcaggtatatatatatatatatatgttgccacttgttcatttcattttagtGAGAAACAGTCGATACAACAGTTACCTATATTAGATTTGCCGCTATAATTCACGTAAATTTCTAATTCAGAGAAcaggatgaaaaattcatacgaaAAAGGCTTAGCTATCTGAAGGCTTCGAAAAAAAGTACCGCTAATCCTGTAGCTACTGATTCAAGGCCTTTAAAGTCAAGTGTCTCCTCGATGGCGACATTATTTTTACCAACGAAAGTCTGGGAGCAAAGATGCAAACTGGAACAGAAGACGGATGAATCCTTTGGCAAAATCAATTACATCAAAGATATCCAAAAGTTGTTAGTACGGATCAATACTAGTGAGATTTgttccttttcttttgttccaaatttaattttatcctttttttcagaGGTCCTCCACGATGAAAATGCTACCGATGACTTATTGTAATGTGATACGATCTGAGataacgtatatatgtatattacagtACCCacatatcgaaatttcatgcCTTTGGTATAAAAGTTCtcgtatttgtataatatgttGACATATGtgtttattttctctcgtacgaacggaatattttttctttcagccgATTTACATAATAAGTTATGAGTAAGGGCGACCGATTCTTGTCCATAACAATTTTAGTTATACTCGGTTTCATAAGATTTAATAACTACCTATATTGTGTCGATATAacgtatacaataataataataataataataatagtaaagtATGCaataaaaggaaagaaacgCTAATGAAAATCACGCAGCTGGTAAATTGTTGTGGGTAACATATTAACGCCGTTTCGACTTTActcaaatatataatatactttctATTTaccttttgtttattttattcatctttttttttttccttttaattaTGATTACCAAATACAAAAACATAGGTGCTATGTGATAATGTTATAATACAAGAGTGTCATCATATTATATTGGACACAATCGCTCTAGTCTGGGCAGCAACATTCTGTACAACGTAATGCGAAAACAGCTCATTCAAATACTTACGAGTTAGATTCTTATCGGTAaaactatgtatatacacgtatgcattttagcatatatgtatatataatagattTTTTAGAAGTACCTTCTAGATAACCTTATTAAAACaaattgtatatatgcatatatagatacaaattgtgtatgtatatatgtatacatatatatatatataaaagcgAACCGTTCTTCCTCAAGTCTTTTCGTCTGCGCAACTTTTCTcgagccaatttttttttgtctcttccTATCgtgttttttcctctttcttttaCTGTAGTGCGCAATTCCTTTTATCTATGTACACGCTCGGAAAATGTTTGGAGAATGCTAGCGGATTGTttgcgatttgaaaaaaaatatataaataaatagaacaTATAAatcaagtgaataaaaaatgaagagctCTGATATTCGGACTTTCCCTGGGATTTCTATGGTAATAAATCCCTTATTTTCGTGTAACAAAAATGTTTGTCCaagtcgaaagaaaaatatttgagttCCCTCCCGTTTCCCGAGTTTTATAGGCGTATAAAAATCACTGGTAGACAATTTGgcgtttgaaagaaaaaaacaagtaaaaaaaaaataaagagaaagaagacaaAATAATTGGCttgtgaagatttttttcattacaaaaatCGACTTGGTTTAATTTctcgtttaattatttattcattgttttctggtttttttttttgttttttttttctttctttcttcggaGCATCGCAAATCTAtcgcatataataatatatatatatatatataacgttaaTCTACACACGTACAAAACTTACTATACTGAGAAAACATTGAAACGGATCAAATAGCATTCGTTTGACAAACTGTGCTGCGGTGAttctaataattattacaa is a window from the Diprion similis isolate iyDipSimi1 chromosome 6, iyDipSimi1.1, whole genome shotgun sequence genome containing:
- the LOC124407518 gene encoding protein Cep78 homolog isoform X1, whose protein sequence is MRLQTFVKCFSLMCRESNIQPLPAIKSHLHKGRLRLCTDRINLEDWSPVLRSIANDRSLSEIIAYSRHRRKKIRERINTEEKVENFRRRLRSTEPVLYTNFILRCFVDAISTCAGKSLVITSLTLDGIPLPIKYLGPLCEGLKCAKNLTALRLPRCRIGDTGCDLVLNVLVDCVSLCILDLSSCRLTIRSSMSLSTFLKKRRTILLHSTWSDAQAVQGFHTLVLNHNRKLGDCGVRLLVDDLKEDFWMKTFNVRHCGLTSRGGEAVVRLLETNSVLTSIDLKENDIPESIIHNVSKILRRRKENGERASMRKRLITGKERNFQEGKNDRKRPTTRMTDFLLNKKSHFVRTLNSNPKKKQRSWTRLFVKSSTRRIPRWKATHPRFRRPKNSENENLDLKKLSARLSRTIGSNAVLLRELINDRELLAEMKTRRLEAEKKFSDLEPQLEDLRNSICEQDKLRYRISQERKLFDYLKRLFARLEEFPESVAIVSNPEDKSTVTEEILGDNTAWKIISEVDLSPEGKNPRANYSSQRSRPHCPRKFRG
- the LOC124407518 gene encoding protein Cep78 homolog isoform X2 produces the protein MCRESNIQPLPAIKSHLHKGRLRLCTDRINLEDWSPVLRSIANDRSLSEIIAYSRHRRKKIRERINTEEKVENFRRRLRSTEPVLYTNFILRCFVDAISTCAGKSLVITSLTLDGIPLPIKYLGPLCEGLKCAKNLTALRLPRCRIGDTGCDLVLNVLVDCVSLCILDLSSCRLTIRSSMSLSTFLKKRRTILLHSTWSDAQAVQGFHTLVLNHNRKLGDCGVRLLVDDLKEDFWMKTFNVRHCGLTSRGGEAVVRLLETNSVLTSIDLKENDIPESIIHNVSKILRRRKENGERASMRKRLITGKERNFQEGKNDRKRPTTRMTDFLLNKKSHFVRTLNSNPKKKQRSWTRLFVKSSTRRIPRWKATHPRFRRPKNSENENLDLKKLSARLSRTIGSNAVLLRELINDRELLAEMKTRRLEAEKKFSDLEPQLEDLRNSICEQDKLRYRISQERKLFDYLKRLFARLEEFPESVAIVSNPEDKSTVTEEILGDNTAWKIISEVDLSPEGKNPRANYSSQRSRPHCPRKFRG
- the LOC124407518 gene encoding centrosomal protein of 78 kDa isoform X3, whose protein sequence is MENQIIHEVVPQLHFLDRLIRRHKVTEPLHDATTILDIKAVKKKRFTISLRRLRSTEPVLYTNFILRCFVDAISTCAGKSLVITSLTLDGIPLPIKYLGPLCEGLKCAKNLTALRLPRCRIGDTGCDLVLNVLVDCVSLCILDLSSCRLTIRSSMSLSTFLKKRRTILLHSTWSDAQAVQGFHTLVLNHNRKLGDCGVRLLVDDLKEDFWMKTFNVRHCGLTSRGGEAVVRLLETNSVLTSIDLKENDIPESIIHNVSKILRRRKENGERASMRKRLITGKERNFQEGKNDRKRPTTRMTDFLLNKKSHFVRTLNSNPKKKQRSWTRLFVKSSTRRIPRWKATHPRFRRPKNSENENLDLKKLSARLSRTIGSNAVLLRELINDRELLAEMKTRRLEAEKKFSDLEPQLEDLRNSICEQDKLRYRISQERKLFDYLKRLFARLEEFPESVAIVSNPEDKSTVTEEILGDNTAWKIISEVDLSPEGKNPRANYSSQRSRPHCPRKFRG
- the LOC124407519 gene encoding coiled-coil domain-containing protein 112-like, which translates into the protein MDKNCILSTERCDKKSSQVRGEPNIGNRVSMLTKKTECLREYRRLKLQEDFLEKDLASTIKRMKIDTDMIHEITENRIKTLDERQPSLQRLECTTLGILNELKSVKLMLQQTDPSAIRNLDVSDFRLRLMRLSNQIEVLKGVEQSLAKLGEEESMLDSDQRAFDRIIFAGNTNGAPKQSGERKCQTRSGVNDRFIELVARTGHTQGWSEDDHSVFLKVRRKCESVPNLVTEMRTRRVHLTNEQVINHEAWYKLYTELRLKRKKDIAEWRSRRQDLKPKANGETERKESSSFPYGCAPMDEKESIPRCRKLDTRASIAEKKQKIEAWRAERSRKAAMDDEQKKRLEIEKAEKERRRRQALRNEAKTKLQEFNGREIARKSRSDPNLQRNESRTYVRSDSLKLLKSFREQDEKFIRKRLSYLKASKKSTANPVATDSRPLKSSVSSMATLFLPTKVWEQRCKLEQKTDESFGKINYIKDIQKLGPPR